The proteins below are encoded in one region of Rhodothermus profundi:
- the rtcA gene encoding RNA 3'-terminal phosphate cyclase translates to MSTPAPLSLDGSQHSGSGTLVRQAVALAALLGRPLHLYNIRARRQPPGLRPQHLKAVEAVAELVNARLEGARVGSQRLTFAPRSRPRGGVYRWDIGTAGSATLLVQTVLPVLAFADSPTRAIIRGGLFQDFAPTFFHLHHALLPLLSRMGLEARLTMQRPGYVPRGGGELLLEVTPLRAPLQPLRLEQQGHPIRVFGIALASHLKQRRVAERMALRCRQRLVEAGLPDPHIEIMNDTRAYQPGAALALFVETDTGALLGADQAGAPGRPSEVIADNVAHMLVEDLRCGATVDRHLADQLLPYVALAQGTSTYYLPMVTDHVISSCWLVEQLLGVSVQRQGQKLSVAGIAQQPAAAPPATR, encoded by the coding sequence ATGAGCACGCCTGCCCCTCTATCCCTGGATGGTAGCCAGCATTCTGGGAGCGGGACGCTGGTGCGCCAGGCAGTAGCCCTGGCAGCCCTGCTGGGCCGTCCCCTGCACCTCTACAACATACGAGCACGACGCCAACCACCGGGGCTGCGCCCCCAGCACCTGAAGGCCGTTGAAGCCGTGGCAGAGTTAGTTAATGCCCGGTTGGAAGGTGCCAGAGTCGGCAGCCAACGCCTGACGTTTGCTCCTCGCAGCCGACCGCGTGGGGGCGTCTACCGATGGGACATTGGGACAGCAGGCTCCGCAACGCTCCTGGTGCAGACTGTTCTACCCGTACTGGCCTTTGCAGACAGTCCTACCCGGGCTATCATTCGAGGCGGATTGTTCCAGGATTTTGCCCCGACGTTTTTCCACCTGCACCATGCGTTACTTCCGCTTCTCAGCCGCATGGGGCTGGAAGCTCGCCTGACCATGCAACGGCCAGGGTACGTGCCCCGCGGTGGCGGCGAGCTGCTTCTGGAAGTCACTCCTTTACGCGCACCCCTCCAGCCGCTTCGACTGGAACAGCAGGGGCACCCCATCCGCGTCTTCGGCATCGCGCTGGCTTCCCACCTGAAGCAACGACGAGTAGCCGAACGCATGGCGCTCCGTTGTCGCCAACGGCTGGTGGAAGCCGGACTGCCCGACCCTCATATCGAAATCATGAACGACACGAGAGCTTACCAGCCAGGCGCTGCCCTGGCCCTCTTTGTTGAAACCGACACGGGGGCTCTGCTGGGCGCAGATCAGGCTGGTGCCCCGGGCCGCCCTTCTGAAGTCATCGCCGACAACGTGGCCCATATGCTCGTGGAAGATCTGCGGTGTGGTGCCACTGTCGACCGCCACCTGGCCGACCAGCTTCTTCCCTACGTGGCCCTGGCCCAAGGAACCTCCACATACTACCTGCCAATGGTTACTGATCACGTGATCTCAAGCTGCTGGCTGGTAGAACAATTGCTGGGCGTCTCGGTGCAGCGACAGGGACAAAAGCTCTCCGTCGCAGGGATTGCGCAGCAACCGGCGGCCGCTCCGCCTGCGACACGCTGA
- a CDS encoding glycosyltransferase family 117 protein: MRRTLIERLVATAVFLYALVLYGLTIAPTVSFWDSGEFIASVFGLEVMHPPGAPFYMLVARLFSMLAPSRELVALTVNWVSALSSAVTVLLTHLIIVRLIRHWQPPADKRSWTDDFIALAGGVVGACTFAVTDSFWFNAVEAEVYALSMLFTALVVWLGLRWSEQATLEVATLRRGGTLSGLAANRYLVLIAYLFGLAIGVHLLSLLALFFVALLVFFTEFERPEWTPTQRGLRILGALVVSALIFLAIYPGIIQELPNWAGKSGDPLLFGLTVLALVVAGVYYTHRQRKPAANLAMLCLAMILLGYSSYALIIIRSSVDPPIDLNDPETPQAFVSYLKREQYGETPLLRGATYNNQTGQIDPSRTVLFPRRWSPDPNHLRVYAQYSSDLDFFLRYQLGHMYVRYFLWNFVGKASDVQDAPAITGFLPGEKDLYFFQTPSERAARNVYYALPLLLGLLGMAFHFNRDWRRAFSVLILFLVTGVGIILYLNQTPLQPRERDYSYVGSFFAFSLWVGIGAAGLLELVRDRLKNQSSALQRFLLGGTATVIFAAVPLHMLLQNYDDHDRSGRYVARDYAWNLLMSLDENAIVFTNGDNDTYPLWYLQEVEGVRQDVRVANLSLLNTSWYIKQLKHQWARKSAPLPISLSDAQIDRLSVVPWNPREIELPVRLNPATEYERLGIAPEDSSRVMRPMRWRLEGRPYARDLRLLYAADIAVLDMLRSNAENNWERPIYFAVTVSPDGQLNLQNFFQLEGQAYRVVPIRHNVTLGRVVPSITLERLQRFRFTNLDNPNVYFDENIRRMVDNYRSIFAHIAVQLAEQGLAAKGEALLDTLMVRVPLETIPADLRSYYFLTQAYQQVGATEKAVAIWKKAEPLVLFTLRTARSQREADLAAQFVQIIRFTYMMAGDYEAAAAFSNRLAEVLGDDSFRKTPEELRREMEESLSAPSRNDS, from the coding sequence ATGCGACGCACCCTGATTGAGCGGCTGGTTGCCACCGCTGTTTTTCTATATGCGCTGGTTCTCTACGGCCTGACCATCGCGCCTACGGTCTCATTCTGGGACTCGGGCGAGTTTATCGCCAGCGTCTTTGGCCTGGAGGTCATGCATCCACCAGGCGCCCCCTTCTACATGTTGGTAGCGCGGCTCTTTTCAATGCTGGCCCCGTCGCGCGAGCTGGTGGCCCTGACCGTCAACTGGGTTTCCGCGCTTTCGAGTGCCGTTACGGTTCTGTTGACGCACCTGATCATTGTGCGCCTGATCCGTCACTGGCAACCGCCCGCCGACAAACGGTCGTGGACAGACGACTTTATCGCACTGGCAGGCGGGGTGGTGGGCGCCTGCACGTTCGCGGTAACCGACTCGTTCTGGTTCAACGCCGTTGAAGCCGAAGTATACGCGCTGTCCATGCTCTTTACGGCCCTGGTCGTATGGCTGGGCCTGCGGTGGAGCGAACAGGCAACGCTAGAAGTCGCTACGTTGCGGCGGGGCGGCACCCTTTCCGGGCTGGCAGCCAATCGCTATCTGGTCCTGATCGCTTATCTGTTTGGGCTGGCCATTGGCGTACATCTGCTCAGTCTCCTGGCCCTGTTTTTCGTAGCCCTGCTGGTCTTCTTTACAGAATTTGAGCGACCGGAATGGACCCCCACGCAACGAGGGCTTCGCATCCTGGGCGCCCTGGTAGTTTCTGCCCTCATCTTTCTGGCCATTTATCCGGGCATCATTCAGGAACTACCGAACTGGGCGGGCAAGAGCGGCGACCCACTGCTGTTTGGGCTGACCGTGCTGGCCCTGGTAGTAGCGGGCGTATACTACACCCACCGGCAACGTAAGCCCGCTGCTAATCTGGCCATGCTCTGCCTGGCCATGATCTTGCTGGGGTACTCAAGCTATGCGCTTATCATCATTCGAAGCAGCGTCGATCCGCCCATTGACCTAAATGACCCGGAAACGCCCCAGGCTTTCGTCTCTTACCTGAAACGTGAGCAGTACGGCGAAACCCCACTGCTGCGCGGCGCCACCTACAATAATCAGACGGGACAGATTGATCCCTCCCGCACGGTACTCTTCCCTCGCCGATGGTCACCAGATCCCAATCACCTGCGCGTTTACGCTCAGTACAGCTCCGACCTCGACTTTTTCCTGCGCTACCAGCTCGGCCACATGTACGTGCGCTACTTCTTGTGGAATTTTGTCGGCAAGGCTAGCGACGTGCAGGATGCTCCGGCCATCACCGGATTTCTGCCAGGCGAAAAGGATCTGTACTTCTTCCAGACACCCAGCGAGCGTGCTGCACGTAACGTCTACTACGCCCTACCCTTGCTGCTGGGTCTGCTGGGCATGGCATTTCACTTCAACCGTGACTGGCGGCGCGCTTTCAGCGTACTCATTCTGTTTCTCGTAACGGGCGTAGGCATCATTCTTTACTTGAACCAGACGCCCCTGCAACCCCGCGAGCGGGATTACTCCTACGTTGGCAGCTTCTTCGCCTTCAGCCTGTGGGTAGGCATCGGAGCAGCTGGTCTGTTGGAGCTTGTCCGTGACCGGCTAAAAAATCAATCGTCTGCGCTTCAACGCTTTCTGCTCGGGGGCACGGCTACCGTAATCTTTGCAGCCGTCCCTCTGCACATGTTGCTGCAAAACTACGACGACCACGACCGCTCCGGCCGCTACGTAGCCCGCGACTACGCGTGGAATCTGCTCATGAGCCTCGATGAAAATGCGATTGTCTTTACCAACGGAGACAACGACACCTATCCGCTCTGGTATCTGCAGGAAGTGGAAGGCGTGCGCCAGGACGTGCGCGTGGCCAACCTGTCACTGCTGAATACCTCGTGGTACATCAAACAGCTCAAACATCAATGGGCCCGCAAGTCAGCCCCCCTGCCCATTTCACTGAGCGATGCGCAGATCGACCGTCTCAGCGTGGTGCCCTGGAATCCACGCGAAATCGAACTCCCCGTCCGCCTGAATCCTGCCACCGAGTATGAACGCCTGGGCATTGCGCCCGAAGACAGCAGTCGCGTCATGCGGCCCATGCGCTGGCGTCTGGAAGGACGGCCCTACGCGCGTGACCTGCGTCTGCTTTATGCGGCGGACATTGCCGTGCTCGACATGCTCCGCTCCAACGCAGAAAACAACTGGGAGCGCCCTATTTACTTTGCCGTTACGGTCAGTCCGGACGGCCAGCTTAACCTGCAAAACTTCTTCCAGCTTGAAGGGCAGGCGTACCGCGTCGTGCCTATCCGGCATAACGTGACGCTTGGTCGCGTTGTCCCCTCAATTACCCTGGAGCGGCTCCAACGCTTCCGGTTCACCAATCTGGACAATCCGAACGTGTACTTTGATGAAAACATCCGCCGCATGGTGGATAATTACCGAAGCATCTTTGCCCACATTGCCGTGCAACTGGCCGAACAGGGACTGGCTGCCAAAGGAGAGGCGCTGCTCGACACCCTCATGGTACGCGTACCACTGGAGACCATTCCGGCTGATTTGCGCTCATACTACTTCTTAACGCAGGCATATCAGCAGGTCGGTGCTACAGAAAAAGCTGTAGCTATCTGGAAAAAAGCAGAACCCCTGGTGCTGTTCACGCTGCGCACGGCGCGCTCGCAACGTGAGGCTGATCTGGCGGCTCAGTTTGTGCAGATTATCCGCTTTACCTATATGATGGCCGGCGACTATGAAGCCGCTGCCGCCTTCAGCAATCGCTTAGCGGAAGTGCTGGGGGACGACAGCTTCCGCAAAACGCCTGAAGAGCTACGCCGGGAAATGGAAGAGTCGCTGTCAGCCCCCTCCCGCAACGATTCGTAG
- the ybeY gene encoding rRNA maturation RNase YbeY → MEELEIVYAHPSRRLPRRLIRRLVQAVLEGERVRLRYLSLVLADHAVVRELNRTYLGHDYNTDVLSFPLTETPGVVEGEIYVDLDTAAERHAEFGATFTQEACRYVVHGLLHLVGYNDAAPEDRKRMHQLEDRYLQAVGLL, encoded by the coding sequence ATGGAAGAACTGGAAATTGTTTACGCCCATCCTTCCCGGCGACTGCCCCGCAGGCTAATCCGACGCCTGGTGCAGGCTGTGCTGGAGGGCGAACGGGTGCGTTTGCGCTATTTGAGCCTGGTGCTGGCCGATCATGCGGTCGTGCGTGAACTTAACCGCACGTACCTGGGGCATGACTATAACACGGACGTGCTCTCTTTTCCGCTTACCGAGACCCCGGGCGTCGTAGAAGGCGAAATCTACGTGGATCTGGATACGGCAGCGGAGCGCCACGCTGAATTTGGCGCTACCTTTACGCAGGAGGCGTGTCGCTACGTGGTGCATGGGCTGCTGCATCTTGTGGGCTACAACGATGCCGCCCCTGAAGACCGAAAGCGCATGCACCAGTTGGAAGATCGCTACTTGCAGGCTGTGGGGTTGCTGTAG
- a CDS encoding cold shock domain-containing protein — protein MAPRRGVVKWFDAKKGYGFIVHPDGGADIFVHYSQIISERRFKTLRTGQVVEFELHEGPKGLHARNVVPLDEVQRKAASSAHASETSSSRSHSVSRS, from the coding sequence ATGGCACCACGTCGTGGCGTTGTCAAGTGGTTTGACGCAAAGAAAGGATATGGCTTCATTGTACACCCGGACGGAGGCGCCGACATTTTTGTCCACTACTCGCAGATCATTAGCGAGCGGCGGTTTAAGACACTGCGCACCGGCCAGGTGGTCGAGTTCGAGCTGCACGAAGGTCCCAAAGGGCTCCATGCGCGCAATGTTGTCCCGCTTGATGAAGTGCAGCGCAAAGCAGCTTCAAGCGCGCATGCATCTGAAACGTCGTCCTCCCGTTCTCATTCCGTCAGTCGTTCCTGA
- the metF gene encoding methylenetetrahydrofolate reductase [NAD(P)H], whose protein sequence is MKVIEILDQATGPLISYEIIPPRRGGSLDEVLAVVEELMPFDPPFIDVTSHAAELEYEQLPDGTLKPRVKRKRPGTIGICAAIKSRFGIETVPHLLCRGFTREETEDALIELHYLGIQNVMALRGDAPNYRKPIPPDRTVNEYAVDLVRQITNMNRGIYLEPLEDAVPTDFCIGVAGYPEKHCEAPNLTWDIMHLKRKVEAGAHYITTQMFFDNRHYFRFVERCREVGIEVPIIPGLKILTSKRHLQLLPSRFHVEIPEALASEVEAARPEHVPEIGIAWARRQAEELLEAGVPCIHFYIMLRADYVRQVVAYLRKMA, encoded by the coding sequence ATGAAAGTCATTGAGATTCTGGATCAAGCTACGGGTCCCCTGATTTCTTATGAAATCATTCCACCGCGGCGTGGCGGTTCGCTGGATGAAGTGCTGGCGGTGGTCGAAGAGTTGATGCCGTTTGACCCGCCCTTTATCGATGTTACCAGCCATGCCGCTGAACTGGAGTACGAGCAGTTGCCAGACGGCACCCTGAAACCCCGGGTCAAGCGCAAACGTCCGGGAACAATCGGGATCTGCGCTGCCATCAAAAGCCGTTTTGGCATTGAGACCGTGCCGCACCTGCTCTGCCGGGGCTTTACGCGCGAAGAGACCGAAGATGCGCTCATCGAACTGCACTATCTCGGCATTCAGAACGTCATGGCCCTGCGGGGGGATGCGCCCAACTATCGGAAGCCTATCCCGCCCGACCGAACGGTTAACGAGTACGCCGTGGATCTGGTGCGGCAGATCACCAATATGAATCGGGGTATTTATCTGGAGCCCCTGGAGGATGCTGTCCCCACTGACTTTTGCATTGGCGTAGCCGGTTATCCGGAAAAGCACTGTGAGGCGCCCAATCTGACGTGGGATATTATGCACCTGAAACGTAAGGTCGAAGCGGGCGCTCACTATATCACAACCCAGATGTTCTTCGACAACCGGCATTACTTTCGGTTTGTAGAGCGATGCCGGGAGGTAGGTATTGAGGTGCCCATTATTCCCGGGCTGAAGATCCTGACCAGCAAACGGCATTTGCAGCTTTTACCCAGCCGCTTTCACGTCGAAATTCCAGAAGCATTGGCATCCGAAGTGGAGGCAGCGCGGCCAGAGCATGTCCCCGAGATTGGTATTGCCTGGGCACGACGGCAGGCCGAAGAGTTGCTGGAAGCAGGTGTCCCCTGCATTCACTTCTACATCATGCTACGGGCCGACTATGTGCGCCAGGTGGTGGCCTACCTGCGCAAAATGGCGTAG
- a CDS encoding cytochrome C oxidase subunit IV family protein, translating into MAHATHHIIPRPLLLKVFLALVALTVITALTGQADLGVFNFLHVPLAIGIAVIKASLVVLFFMGLKYDRPVNALAFIIGLLMVGVFLAFTLLDMLYRGDIGNLDREPIRGPQMEQVETSAVGS; encoded by the coding sequence ATGGCGCACGCAACACACCACATTATTCCCCGACCGCTGCTGCTCAAAGTGTTTCTCGCGCTGGTAGCGCTGACCGTCATTACGGCGCTGACCGGCCAGGCAGACCTCGGGGTCTTCAATTTTCTGCACGTACCGCTGGCCATCGGCATAGCCGTGATCAAGGCCTCGCTTGTCGTGCTGTTTTTCATGGGGCTTAAGTATGACCGTCCGGTTAATGCGCTGGCCTTTATTATCGGCCTGCTGATGGTGGGCGTCTTTCTGGCGTTTACGCTCCTTGATATGCTGTATCGGGGCGATATCGGCAACCTGGACCGAGAACCCATTCGAGGGCCGCAGATGGAGCAGGTAGAAACGTCTGCGGTTGGGTCCTGA
- a CDS encoding cytochrome c oxidase subunit 3 family protein produces the protein MAGASEAVTGQAEAHVHHPPYLQHHFVSAEQQFDAAKLGMWIFLATEILLFSGMFVAYAIYRVWHPEVFQAASKLLDWRLGGLNTLVLLASSYTVALAVHYAQLGDKKRLVKNLWLTVALAGVFMVVKYFEYSEKFHHHIFPGGNYAYEGLQIPYIGQFFSIYFVMTGIHGLHVLVGMGVLAWIALRAQRGDFSSEYYTPVEISALYWHLVDIIWIFLFPLLYLIH, from the coding sequence ATGGCAGGAGCTTCGGAAGCCGTAACTGGCCAGGCGGAGGCGCACGTGCACCATCCGCCGTATCTGCAACATCACTTTGTTTCGGCCGAGCAGCAGTTCGATGCGGCCAAGCTCGGCATGTGGATCTTTCTGGCCACTGAAATCCTGCTCTTCAGCGGGATGTTTGTGGCCTATGCGATCTACCGAGTCTGGCATCCCGAAGTATTTCAGGCAGCCAGCAAGTTGCTCGACTGGCGATTGGGTGGATTGAACACGCTTGTGCTGCTGGCCTCGTCCTACACCGTCGCGCTGGCTGTGCATTATGCGCAGTTGGGCGATAAAAAACGGCTGGTGAAGAACCTCTGGCTGACGGTTGCCCTGGCAGGGGTGTTCATGGTGGTGAAGTACTTCGAGTACTCCGAAAAATTCCACCACCACATTTTCCCCGGAGGCAACTATGCTTACGAAGGACTGCAAATTCCGTATATCGGACAGTTCTTCAGCATTTACTTCGTGATGACGGGCATTCACGGATTGCACGTGCTGGTAGGAATGGGCGTGTTGGCCTGGATTGCGCTCCGGGCGCAGCGCGGAGATTTTAGCAGCGAATACTACACGCCCGTCGAAATATCGGCGCTGTACTGGCACCTGGTGGATATCATCTGGATTTTCCTGTTTCCGCTACTGTACCTGATTCACTGA
- the ctaD gene encoding cytochrome c oxidase subunit I: MATQTVATAQTAQPEIHYLNHVRGLKSWLLTLDHKRIGLLYLISVIFFFIVGGILAVLIRLELFEPGQTIMSAETYNHVFTLHGAIMIFLFLIPVVPAVLGNFALPIMIGAKDVAFPRLNLASWYIYWLGALTMLVGIVTSGLDTGWTFYTPYSTMTGSGVTWVVLGAFILGFSSILTGLNFIVTVHKMRAPGMTWSRLPLFVWGLYATSIVQILATPVLGITLLLLALERILQIGIFDPALGGDPVLFQHFFWFYSHPAVYIMILPAFGVISELIGTFSRKGIFGYKFVALSSVAIAFLGFLVWGHHMYVAGQSATASTVFSLLTFLIGVPTGVKVLNWIASLYRGSIWLRTPLLYALAFLFVFPIGGFTGIALGTLGLDVPLHDTYFVVAHFHYVMVSGGLLAFLGGLHYWWPKMFGRLYNEKLAQIAALLIFLGFNMTFFPQFILGTQGMPRRYFDYLPEFTTLHQLSTIGSWVLTIGLLLVAAYLVHSLFKGRPAPANPWGAGTLEWTHTGRIPSPHNFERTPVVTRGPYDYHLAEEIFGNGHQGEEATVAPAPGQTQQPESAR, encoded by the coding sequence ATGGCTACGCAGACGGTTGCCACCGCGCAAACGGCCCAGCCCGAAATCCACTACCTGAATCATGTTCGTGGCTTAAAGTCCTGGCTGCTCACGCTGGACCATAAGCGGATTGGGCTGCTCTACCTGATCTCTGTCATCTTTTTCTTCATTGTAGGAGGCATCCTGGCCGTCCTGATTCGACTGGAGCTGTTTGAGCCGGGGCAGACGATCATGAGCGCCGAAACCTATAACCACGTTTTTACACTGCACGGCGCTATCATGATCTTCTTGTTCCTGATCCCGGTTGTGCCGGCTGTGCTGGGCAACTTTGCCCTGCCGATCATGATAGGAGCCAAGGACGTGGCATTTCCTCGGCTCAACCTGGCGAGCTGGTACATCTACTGGCTGGGGGCCCTCACGATGCTGGTAGGTATTGTTACCAGCGGCCTGGATACAGGATGGACATTTTATACGCCCTACTCGACGATGACCGGCTCGGGAGTAACCTGGGTAGTGCTGGGAGCCTTCATTTTGGGCTTCTCTTCGATTCTGACAGGTCTGAACTTCATTGTCACGGTGCATAAGATGCGGGCACCCGGCATGACCTGGAGCCGGCTTCCGCTCTTTGTGTGGGGGCTCTATGCAACGAGTATCGTGCAGATCCTGGCTACGCCTGTTCTGGGGATTACGCTGCTGCTGCTGGCGCTGGAGCGTATTCTGCAAATCGGCATCTTTGATCCGGCTCTGGGGGGCGATCCCGTGCTGTTCCAGCACTTCTTCTGGTTCTACTCGCATCCGGCGGTTTACATCATGATTCTGCCGGCCTTTGGCGTTATCTCGGAGTTAATCGGTACGTTTTCGCGCAAAGGCATTTTTGGCTACAAGTTTGTGGCGCTTTCATCAGTGGCGATTGCCTTTCTGGGCTTTCTGGTGTGGGGGCATCACATGTATGTGGCAGGGCAGTCGGCCACGGCTTCGACCGTTTTCTCTCTGCTGACTTTTCTGATCGGCGTGCCCACGGGGGTGAAAGTGCTCAACTGGATCGCCTCGCTTTATCGCGGGTCCATCTGGTTGCGCACCCCGTTGCTCTATGCGCTGGCGTTCCTGTTTGTCTTTCCGATTGGTGGATTTACTGGCATTGCGCTGGGGACGCTGGGGCTGGACGTGCCCCTGCATGACACGTACTTTGTAGTGGCACACTTCCACTATGTGATGGTGAGTGGAGGCCTGCTGGCATTTCTGGGAGGCCTGCACTATTGGTGGCCCAAGATGTTCGGGCGGCTATACAATGAAAAGCTGGCGCAGATTGCTGCGCTGCTGATCTTTCTGGGCTTCAACATGACGTTCTTCCCGCAGTTCATTCTGGGGACGCAGGGCATGCCGCGTCGCTACTTCGACTACTTGCCCGAGTTTACTACGTTGCACCAACTCTCGACGATAGGGTCCTGGGTCCTGACCATCGGGCTATTGCTGGTTGCGGCTTACCTGGTGCACTCCCTCTTCAAAGGTCGGCCGGCGCCAGCTAATCCGTGGGGAGCCGGTACGCTGGAATGGACGCATACAGGACGGATTCCTTCGCCGCATAACTTCGAGCGGACGCCGGTGGTTACCCGCGGACCCTACGACTACCATCTGGCTGAGGAGATTTTTGGCAATGGACACCAGGGCGAGGAGGCAACGGTAGCGCCGGCTCCGGGACAAACGCAACAGCCCGAATCGGCTCGCTGA
- the coxB gene encoding cytochrome c oxidase subunit II has protein sequence MQAMILLQSTAWLPEAASSVAPEVDSLFQFWALVSTVIFIGVVGAMTFFVVRYRRRRRDEVPEPVKEKKVVELAWIVVPTILVLIVFTWGFRVFIKMYTAPPDAYEIVVYGYQWYWEFEYPNGVKTTNELHVPAGQPVKLRMTSVDVIHSFYVPAFRVKQDVLPDRYSSLWFEATKPGEYTVFCAEYCGTQHSGMLAKVIVHPREEFEQWLESAGIPEDMPLAELGARLYREKACFSCHSIDGSRLVGPTFKGLFGSTRTFEDGSTAVADENYLREAILQPGARVVQGYPNVMPASYASLSEREVAALIEFIKQQQ, from the coding sequence ATGCAAGCAATGATTCTGTTGCAGAGTACAGCCTGGTTACCGGAAGCCGCTTCTTCCGTAGCGCCGGAAGTCGACAGTCTGTTTCAGTTCTGGGCGCTGGTGAGTACGGTGATTTTTATTGGCGTCGTTGGCGCTATGACGTTTTTTGTCGTGCGTTACCGGCGACGCCGGCGCGATGAAGTGCCAGAGCCCGTTAAGGAAAAGAAGGTGGTTGAACTGGCCTGGATTGTGGTGCCCACGATTCTGGTGCTGATCGTTTTTACGTGGGGATTCCGGGTGTTCATCAAAATGTACACAGCTCCGCCGGATGCCTATGAGATTGTGGTGTACGGTTACCAGTGGTACTGGGAATTTGAATATCCAAACGGGGTTAAAACAACCAACGAGTTGCACGTGCCGGCGGGGCAGCCAGTAAAGCTCCGCATGACCAGTGTGGACGTGATTCACAGCTTCTACGTGCCGGCCTTCCGCGTTAAGCAGGATGTACTGCCTGATCGTTACTCGTCCCTCTGGTTTGAGGCGACCAAGCCCGGGGAGTATACCGTTTTCTGCGCGGAGTACTGCGGCACGCAGCATTCGGGTATGCTGGCTAAAGTGATTGTGCACCCGCGCGAGGAGTTTGAGCAGTGGCTCGAAAGCGCAGGCATTCCGGAAGATATGCCGCTGGCCGAGTTAGGGGCACGGCTTTATCGGGAAAAGGCCTGTTTTAGCTGCCACAGCATTGATGGGTCGCGTCTCGTGGGGCCCACTTTTAAAGGGCTTTTCGGGTCCACGCGGACGTTTGAGGATGGTTCGACAGCAGTTGCTGATGAGAATTATCTTCGAGAAGCGATCCTGCAGCCCGGAGCTCGGGTAGTGCAGGGGTATCCCAATGTTATGCCGGCCAGCTACGCTTCCCTGAGCGAGCGTGAGGTGGCCGCCCTAATCGAATTTATCAAGCAGCAGCAGTAA
- a CDS encoding SCO family protein — translation MRWWGKAWWLVWSLSALGALSAWAQRSGQQLAVFEGVGIEEQLGARIPLDLTFFDEEGQPVALREFFDGRRPVLLALVYHDCPMLCNLVLDGLTRTLQQMSWTPGDQFEVLAVSFNHRETPEQARRQKIHYLEMLGKPAAGAGWHFLTGDSTTIRALTDAVGFYFRWVPEKQQFAHPAALIFLSGEGKISRYLYGLEHDPGDVRKALVEASEGRVGTVIDQVLLYCFQYDPNENSYVANAFNIMRLGGVVTMVVLGITLFLFWRRERRRQQETLHPAG, via the coding sequence ATGCGGTGGTGGGGTAAAGCGTGGTGGTTGGTGTGGAGTCTGAGTGCGTTGGGGGCGCTTTCGGCGTGGGCCCAGCGAAGTGGCCAGCAGTTGGCTGTTTTTGAGGGGGTCGGCATTGAAGAGCAATTGGGCGCGCGCATTCCGCTGGACCTGACGTTTTTTGACGAAGAAGGGCAACCGGTAGCGCTCCGGGAGTTCTTTGATGGTCGGCGTCCGGTGTTGCTGGCGCTGGTGTACCACGACTGCCCGATGCTCTGTAATCTGGTGCTGGACGGGCTGACCAGAACGCTCCAGCAGATGTCGTGGACGCCCGGTGATCAGTTTGAAGTGCTGGCCGTCAGCTTTAACCACCGGGAGACGCCCGAGCAGGCCCGCCGGCAAAAGATCCATTACCTGGAAATGCTCGGTAAGCCAGCCGCAGGTGCGGGATGGCACTTTCTGACAGGCGACTCGACAACGATCCGGGCGCTGACCGACGCAGTGGGGTTTTACTTTCGATGGGTGCCCGAAAAACAGCAGTTTGCGCACCCTGCCGCGTTGATTTTTCTAAGTGGTGAGGGAAAGATTTCGCGCTATCTGTACGGCCTGGAGCATGATCCGGGCGACGTGCGGAAGGCGTTGGTAGAAGCGTCGGAAGGCAGGGTGGGAACAGTCATCGATCAGGTGTTGCTTTACTGCTTCCAGTATGATCCTAACGAGAATTCTTACGTGGCAAATGCCTTTAACATCATGCGGCTGGGAGGAGTTGTAACGATGGTGGTGCTGGGCATCACCCTGTTTTTGTTCTGGCGACGAGAACGTCGGCGCCAGCAGGAGACGCTCCATCCAGCCGGCTAA